One genomic window of Ilyobacter polytropus DSM 2926 includes the following:
- a CDS encoding sensor histidine kinase yields MWGKINYNLSRKTIIGKKLTNNEKDISHMIQEFESIEKMMSVIYSEKNEGRVIFCILLLLIGKLDLGYVESYYFHYDEESKTLQYKEGYFNLDKIEEEELDEIYDSLSDIIEVDQAPFLKEILEIGEPVYDIKKFTELTPYTFLSRLNNFSVIPVGYADKNYGVLIMAGNKKLLKMGKRKRELVDIFKYNLSMYLYNRDLEKKELKDDRLKTIGYFANSIVHEFKTPVSVIKGFATLAKNKLDDPEKLKIYLENIINESDRIIEMSDEVGEYAQTRNSLSIEEEFYFQDVVKEIYKKFKNKFERLEIKPIFMEEKKILVKANKKTFSRTVCHILKNVAENVDYKKDNRYILFRFEEQDGRDVVVFEDNGCGIPEDNLSKVFSPFYTTKINGTGLGMTIVKEYYEKIGMEIKLESVCGKYTKLTVIL; encoded by the coding sequence GTGTGGGGTAAAATAAATTATAATCTAAGCAGAAAAACAATTATTGGAAAAAAACTTACAAATAATGAAAAAGATATCTCACATATGATCCAGGAATTTGAATCTATAGAAAAGATGATGTCAGTTATTTATAGTGAAAAAAATGAAGGTAGAGTGATATTCTGCATTCTTCTTCTTTTGATCGGGAAACTAGACTTAGGGTATGTTGAGAGTTATTACTTCCATTATGATGAAGAGTCTAAGACTCTTCAGTATAAGGAGGGATATTTTAATCTAGATAAAATAGAGGAAGAGGAATTAGATGAGATATATGATTCTCTCAGTGACATTATAGAGGTAGATCAGGCACCATTCTTAAAAGAGATATTAGAGATTGGGGAACCAGTTTATGATATAAAGAAATTTACAGAATTGACTCCCTATACATTTCTCAGCAGGCTGAATAATTTTTCTGTGATCCCAGTGGGTTATGCAGATAAAAATTATGGCGTGCTTATTATGGCGGGAAACAAAAAACTTCTTAAAATGGGTAAAAGAAAACGGGAACTCGTAGATATATTTAAGTACAATTTATCTATGTATCTTTATAACAGAGACTTAGAAAAAAAAGAACTCAAAGACGATAGATTAAAAACCATAGGATATTTTGCCAACTCCATAGTTCATGAGTTTAAAACTCCTGTATCAGTAATAAAGGGCTTTGCAACTCTGGCTAAAAATAAACTAGATGATCCTGAAAAGCTAAAGATATATCTAGAAAATATAATTAATGAATCAGATAGGATAATAGAGATGTCTGACGAGGTTGGGGAATATGCTCAGACAAGGAATTCACTTAGTATAGAGGAAGAGTTTTATTTTCAGGATGTTGTAAAGGAAATCTATAAAAAATTCAAAAACAAATTTGAAAGACTGGAAATAAAACCAATATTCATGGAGGAGAAAAAAATATTGGTAAAAGCCAATAAAAAAACTTTTTCAAGAACAGTATGTCATATCCTAAAAAATGTAGCAGAAAATGTGGACTATAAGAAAGATAACAGATATATACTGTTTAGATTTGAGGAACAAGACGGAAGAGATGTTGTGGTATTTGAAGACAATGGCTGCGGGATACCTGAAGATAATTTATCGAAAGTATTTTCACCATTTTATACTACAAAAATAAATGGAACAGGTCTTGGAATGACCATAGTAAAAGAATACTACGAAAAAATAGGAATGGAAATAAAACTAGAGTCAGTTTGTGGAAAGTACACTAAGCTGACAGTAATATTATAG
- the ruvC gene encoding crossover junction endodeoxyribonuclease RuvC has product MRVLGIDPGTATVGYGIVDFKNNNYDTVTYGCIYTDKDLPMSKRLEKIYDELYALIEEYKPAHMAVEELFYFKNNKTVISVGQARGVIILCGEKQGLCLDSYTPLQVKMGITGYGKSEKKQVQIMVQKILKLNELPEPDDAADALAIAVTHINSLNSGCYSISDNKKICGKKIGSGKLTAKEYRELYNIK; this is encoded by the coding sequence GTGAGAGTTTTAGGTATTGATCCGGGAACTGCAACAGTGGGATACGGAATCGTAGATTTTAAAAATAATAATTATGATACGGTAACTTATGGATGTATATATACAGACAAAGATCTTCCCATGTCAAAAAGGCTTGAAAAAATATATGATGAACTTTATGCTCTCATAGAAGAATATAAGCCCGCTCATATGGCTGTGGAGGAGCTTTTTTATTTTAAAAACAATAAAACAGTTATAAGTGTAGGTCAGGCAAGAGGAGTAATAATCCTCTGCGGTGAGAAACAGGGACTCTGTTTAGACAGTTATACACCTCTTCAGGTAAAAATGGGGATAACTGGATACGGGAAATCTGAAAAAAAACAGGTTCAGATTATGGTTCAGAAGATATTAAAACTAAATGAGCTTCCAGAGCCTGATGATGCTGCAGATGCCTTGGCTATAGCAGTGACTCACATAAATTCACTAAACTCAGGATGCTACAGCATATCTGATAATAAAAAAATATGCGGGAAAAAAATAGGAAGTGGGAAACTAACAGCGAAGGAATATAGGGAATTGTATAATATCAAGTAA
- a CDS encoding acyl-CoA thioesterase: MSMEYTGFQNEMEPALRLVAMPADTNPAGDVFGGWIMAQVDLAGAVIASQRAQSRIVTIKVTDFVFKEPVYVGDLVTCYGKIEKIGNTSITVKVVVCAQRNRYEKTCIKVTEATVVYVAIDEDGNPKEISK, translated from the coding sequence ATGAGTATGGAATACACAGGGTTTCAAAATGAGATGGAACCGGCTTTACGTTTGGTGGCGATGCCAGCAGACACAAATCCAGCAGGTGATGTATTTGGGGGATGGATCATGGCACAGGTGGATTTGGCAGGTGCAGTTATTGCATCACAGAGAGCCCAGAGCAGAATTGTAACGATAAAAGTAACTGACTTTGTTTTTAAAGAACCTGTCTATGTAGGGGATTTGGTAACATGTTACGGAAAGATAGAAAAAATTGGAAATACGTCTATTACTGTAAAAGTAGTTGTCTGTGCCCAAAGAAACAGGTATGAAAAAACTTGTATAAAAGTAACAGAGGCTACTGTAGTATATGTGGCAATCGACGAAGATGGTAATCCTAAGGAAATATCAAAGTAA
- a CDS encoding tRNA (cytidine(34)-2'-O)-methyltransferase, whose protein sequence is MNIVLLNPEIPYNTGNIGRSCVLTNTSLHLIKPMGFSLDEKQVKRAGLDYWNSVDLHTWDSLEELIKANPDSNFYFATTKTKKKYSDVKYEKNDFIVFGPESRGVPEEILEANKENCITIPMIKMGRSLNLSNSAAIILYEALRQTGFDF, encoded by the coding sequence ATGAATATAGTTTTGCTGAATCCAGAGATACCTTACAATACAGGAAACATAGGAAGAAGTTGTGTTCTTACCAATACCTCACTTCATCTTATAAAACCAATGGGATTCTCTCTAGATGAAAAGCAGGTGAAAAGGGCAGGCCTAGATTACTGGAACAGTGTAGATCTTCATACTTGGGATAGCCTAGAAGAACTTATAAAAGCCAATCCTGATTCAAATTTTTATTTTGCTACGACCAAGACAAAAAAAAAATATTCAGATGTAAAATATGAAAAAAACGATTTTATTGTTTTTGGACCTGAATCTAGAGGAGTGCCAGAAGAGATACTAGAGGCAAACAAAGAAAACTGCATAACAATACCTATGATAAAAATGGGAAGATCTCTGAATCTTTCAAATTCTGCAGCAATAATATTATATGAAGCTTTAAGACAAACTGGCTTTGATTTTTAA